In a genomic window of Methylovirgula sp. 4M-Z18:
- the hyi gene encoding hydroxypyruvate isomerase, producing the protein MTKFSANLSMLFLEVPFLERFGAAKKAGFHGVEYVSPYEFGAEEIAKLLSEHQLEQVLFNLPAGDWGKGERGIACHPDRVEEFRAGVDKAITYAKALQCPQVNCLAGIVPTDVSAADARATLVSNLRFAAERLQAAGILLLLEPINHYDIPGFCVTKSAQGISIMDEVGSANLKLQYDIYHMQRMEGELANTAQKLLPRIAHIQLADNPGRNEPGTGEINYPFLFAHLARIGYAGWIGCEYKPKGGTNAGLGWMKGLS; encoded by the coding sequence ATGACCAAATTCAGTGCCAACCTGAGCATGCTGTTTCTCGAAGTCCCGTTCCTCGAGCGGTTCGGCGCGGCGAAAAAGGCCGGCTTCCACGGTGTCGAATATGTCTCGCCGTACGAGTTCGGCGCGGAAGAGATTGCCAAGCTGCTGAGCGAGCATCAGCTCGAACAGGTTCTGTTCAACCTGCCCGCCGGCGATTGGGGCAAGGGCGAGCGCGGCATCGCCTGCCATCCTGACCGGGTGGAGGAATTCCGCGCCGGGGTCGACAAGGCGATCACTTATGCCAAGGCGCTTCAATGCCCCCAGGTCAATTGCCTCGCCGGCATCGTGCCGACCGACGTCAGCGCCGCGGACGCCCGCGCAACACTGGTCAGCAACTTGCGCTTTGCCGCCGAAAGGCTGCAGGCAGCCGGCATTCTCCTGCTGCTTGAGCCGATCAATCACTACGACATCCCCGGCTTCTGCGTCACCAAATCGGCGCAGGGCATCTCGATCATGGACGAGGTCGGCTCAGCGAACCTGAAGCTGCAATACGACATCTACCACATGCAGCGCATGGAGGGCGAACTGGCCAACACCGCGCAAAAGCTTCTGCCGCGCATCGCCCATATTCAGCTCGCCGACAATCCGGGCCGGAACGAGCCGGGCACCGGCGAGATCAATTATCCCTTCCTCTTCGCGCATCTCGCGCGCATCGGCTACGCAGGCTGGATCGGCTGCGAATACAAGCCAAAGGGCGGGACCAACGCGGGCCTCGGCTGGATGAAGGGCCTCAGCTAA
- the glxR gene encoding 2-hydroxy-3-oxopropionate reductase, giving the protein MSTIGFIGLGIMGRPMAGHLLAAGNKLVTFSRGAKPEELLAKGAQWVDSNRQVAESADIIFLMVPDTADVEAVLFGENGVAAGLIPGKIVVDMSSISPVATKEIAKKINDLGCDYLDAPVSGGEVGAKAGSLTIMVGGPQAAFDKVKPLFDLMGKNVTLVGGNGDGQTTKVANQIIVALTIEAVAEALVFASKAGADPAQVRQALMGGFASSRILEVHGERMIKRTFDPGFRIELHQKDLNLALASARAIGVSLPNTATAQELFNACAANGGAKWDHSGMVKALELLAQHEVAKA; this is encoded by the coding sequence ATGAGCACGATCGGTTTCATTGGCCTTGGCATCATGGGCCGCCCCATGGCGGGGCATTTGCTCGCCGCCGGCAACAAGTTGGTGACCTTCTCGCGCGGCGCCAAGCCCGAGGAGCTTCTGGCCAAGGGCGCGCAATGGGTCGACTCGAACAGGCAAGTTGCCGAAAGCGCCGATATCATCTTCCTCATGGTGCCGGACACGGCCGATGTGGAGGCGGTGCTGTTCGGCGAGAATGGCGTCGCCGCCGGCCTGATCCCAGGCAAGATCGTCGTTGATATGAGCTCGATTTCGCCGGTCGCGACCAAGGAGATCGCTAAGAAGATCAATGATCTTGGCTGCGATTATCTCGATGCGCCGGTATCGGGCGGCGAGGTCGGCGCCAAGGCCGGCTCGCTCACCATCATGGTCGGCGGACCGCAAGCCGCCTTCGACAAGGTCAAGCCTTTGTTCGATCTGATGGGCAAGAACGTGACGCTGGTCGGCGGCAATGGCGATGGCCAGACGACCAAGGTCGCCAACCAGATCATCGTGGCCCTGACCATCGAAGCGGTGGCCGAAGCGCTGGTGTTCGCCTCCAAAGCCGGCGCAGATCCGGCGCAGGTGCGCCAGGCGCTGATGGGCGGCTTCGCCTCCTCGCGCATCCTTGAAGTGCATGGCGAGCGCATGATTAAACGCACTTTCGATCCGGGTTTCCGCATCGAACTGCACCAGAAGGACCTCAATCTGGCGCTCGCTAGCGCCCGCGCGATCGGCGTATCACTGCCGAACACCGCGACGGCGCAGGAATTGTTCAATGCCTGCGCGGCCAATGGCGGCGCGAAATGGGACCATTCTGGCATGGTGAAGGCCCTTGAACTGCTGGCCCAACACGAAGTAGCAAAGGCTTGA
- a CDS encoding glycerate kinase type-2 family protein: MIQDQRQFLLDLFKSAVDAARPELCVPQNLPAAPKGRLIVVGAGKAAASMAAAVEAHWPGPLEGVVVTRYGHHVPTTRIEVIEASHPVPDAAGEAAAQKILDKVQGLTADDLVLCLISGGGSALLSLPAPGLTLADKQAINKALLRSGASIAEMNCVRKHLSRIKGGRLAVEAAPAQVVALIISDVPGDDLSIIASGPTVDDMTTSAEARAILEKYNIPVSDAVLAHLNDPRSETPKPGDPRLAHVVNKLIATPQMALEAAADVARKHGVTPLILGNAIEGEAREVAIVHAGIARQCFEHDQPAAAPCVLISGGETTVTVRGKGRGGRNAEFLLALAVALNGHAGIAAIAGDTDGIDGSEDNAGAIIAPDTIARAAQAGLDLKQVLANNDAYSAFATLGDLVITGPTLTNVNDFRAILIQRQ, translated from the coding sequence GTGATTCAAGACCAGCGGCAATTTCTTCTCGATTTGTTTAAGTCGGCGGTCGATGCGGCGCGGCCAGAGCTCTGCGTGCCGCAGAACCTGCCCGCCGCGCCCAAAGGCCGGCTGATCGTCGTCGGCGCCGGCAAGGCGGCGGCCTCCATGGCTGCGGCGGTGGAAGCCCATTGGCCGGGGCCGCTCGAAGGCGTGGTGGTGACGCGCTACGGCCATCACGTGCCGACGACGCGCATCGAAGTGATCGAAGCCTCCCATCCCGTTCCCGACGCGGCCGGTGAAGCCGCCGCGCAGAAGATTCTGGACAAAGTTCAGGGCCTCACCGCCGACGATCTCGTCCTGTGCCTGATCTCCGGCGGCGGCTCCGCGCTGCTCTCTCTGCCAGCCCCTGGGCTCACGCTCGCCGACAAGCAGGCGATCAACAAGGCCCTGCTGCGCAGCGGCGCCAGCATCGCCGAGATGAATTGCGTGCGCAAACATCTCTCACGGATCAAAGGCGGCCGCCTAGCCGTGGAGGCGGCGCCGGCTCAGGTCGTGGCGCTGATTATCTCCGACGTCCCGGGCGACGATCTCTCAATCATCGCCTCCGGCCCGACCGTCGACGATATGACGACCTCGGCCGAAGCGCGCGCCATTCTGGAAAAATACAATATTCCTGTGTCCGACGCGGTTCTGGCGCATCTCAATGATCCACGCTCGGAAACGCCCAAACCCGGCGACCCGCGCCTCGCGCATGTCGTCAACAAGCTCATTGCGACGCCGCAAATGGCTTTGGAAGCCGCCGCCGATGTCGCGCGCAAGCACGGCGTAACGCCGCTCATTCTCGGCAATGCGATCGAGGGCGAGGCGCGCGAGGTCGCGATCGTACATGCCGGCATCGCGCGCCAATGTTTTGAGCATGACCAGCCGGCAGCGGCGCCCTGCGTGCTGATCTCGGGCGGCGAGACCACGGTCACCGTGCGCGGCAAAGGCCGCGGCGGCCGCAATGCCGAATTCCTGCTAGCGCTCGCAGTCGCGCTCAACGGCCATGCGGGCATCGCGGCGATCGCGGGCGACACCGACGGCATCGACGGCAGCGAGGATAACGCCGGCGCGATCATCGCCCCAGACACGATCGCGCGGGCGGCACAAGCCGGCCTCGATCTCAAGCAGGTGCTCGCCAACAACGACGCCTATTCGGCCTTCGCTACCCTCGGCGATCTCGTCATCACAGGCCCGACCCTCACCAACGTCAACGACTTCCGCGCCATCCTCATCCAACGCCAGTGA
- a CDS encoding patatin-like phospholipase family protein, which yields MSLALQGGGSFGAFTWGVLDRLLEEDDVVFDAISCASAGTVNAVALASGLALGGREGARAKLAEVWRKISASGAPGMATLPIASYGLLSASQWNMFDINPLRTILNDEIDFAAIRESDGPQLLIAATRLSDSRARIFSRDEVSAEVVLASACLPRLNHTVVIDDEAYWDGGYAANPPLIPLVTQSKARDFLVVQIVPTRGAKVPVSAEEIGARLLRLQFGSGLLEDLDALQSLQAKRRKTRWLAQGKDGELSDIKLHLLAAEECHEGLAEASPLSTDWNFITALKESGRAAAEQWLQSQKAPQTVSA from the coding sequence GTGTCCCTCGCCCTGCAAGGTGGTGGGTCATTCGGCGCCTTCACCTGGGGCGTGCTCGACCGACTGCTGGAAGAGGACGACGTGGTGTTCGACGCCATTTCCTGTGCTAGCGCGGGGACGGTGAATGCCGTCGCACTGGCTTCCGGCTTGGCCCTTGGCGGCCGCGAAGGCGCGCGCGCCAAGCTCGCCGAGGTCTGGCGCAAGATCAGCGCCTCGGGTGCGCCCGGCATGGCCACGCTGCCGATCGCGTCCTACGGTTTGTTGTCCGCCAGCCAGTGGAACATGTTCGACATCAATCCGCTGCGGACGATTCTGAACGACGAGATCGATTTTGCGGCCATTCGCGAGAGCGACGGCCCGCAATTGCTCATTGCGGCGACCCGCCTGTCCGACAGCCGCGCGCGGATTTTTTCGCGCGACGAGGTAAGCGCCGAGGTGGTCTTGGCCTCAGCCTGTCTGCCGCGTCTCAATCATACGGTGGTGATCGACGACGAGGCCTATTGGGACGGCGGCTATGCGGCCAATCCGCCCCTGATTCCGCTCGTCACGCAGTCGAAGGCGCGCGATTTCCTGGTGGTGCAAATCGTGCCGACGCGCGGCGCCAAGGTTCCCGTGAGCGCCGAGGAGATTGGAGCGCGATTGCTGCGGCTGCAATTCGGCAGCGGCTTGCTCGAGGATCTTGACGCGCTGCAGAGCTTGCAGGCGAAGCGCCGTAAAACCCGTTGGTTGGCGCAAGGCAAGGATGGCGAGCTGAGCGACATCAAGCTGCATCTGCTTGCGGCTGAGGAGTGTCATGAGGGTCTTGCGGAAGCCAGTCCGCTGTCGACCGATTGGAACTTTATTACGGCGCTGAAGGAAAGCGGCCGTGCGGCCGCGGAACAATGGCTGCAAAGTCAGAAAGCGCCTCAGACCGTCAGCGCTTAA
- a CDS encoding arylamine N-acetyltransferase family protein: protein MPEDTFDTNAWLHRIGYAGSRAPTLETLRALVAKHATAISYESIDVLLDRPPKLALGPLQQKLILGGRGGYCFEQNFLFRGGLRALGFNVTSLQARVVRGLPIDAPRPALHMVLRVDLPEGPFLADVGFGNLAPTAPLALCADVEQETPHEPMRFIQMGEELTLQSKLGEKWEHIYRVVSLPRVDGEYEICNWFTASHPDSPYRNNLIAARPGPDGTRITLFNARLNVRHTTGEVERRILDGIDEYRDVLSETFKISLPEKDLASALEIIEHRGTRGPPHPFFA, encoded by the coding sequence ATGCCCGAAGACACCTTTGACACGAATGCGTGGCTGCACCGCATCGGGTACGCGGGATCACGCGCGCCAACCCTGGAGACATTGCGGGCACTCGTCGCGAAGCACGCGACGGCAATTTCATACGAGAGCATCGATGTGCTGCTGGATAGACCGCCCAAGCTCGCATTGGGGCCGCTGCAGCAGAAGCTGATCCTAGGCGGTCGCGGCGGCTATTGCTTCGAACAGAACTTCCTATTCCGCGGAGGCTTGAGAGCTCTTGGGTTCAATGTCACGAGCCTCCAGGCCCGCGTTGTGCGCGGCCTGCCTATCGATGCGCCTCGCCCGGCATTGCACATGGTGCTTCGAGTTGACCTGCCTGAAGGCCCCTTCCTTGCGGATGTCGGTTTCGGCAATTTGGCGCCGACAGCTCCCTTGGCGCTTTGCGCAGATGTCGAACAGGAGACACCGCATGAACCCATGCGCTTCATTCAAATGGGTGAAGAACTGACGTTGCAGTCCAAGCTTGGAGAGAAGTGGGAACACATCTACCGCGTCGTATCACTCCCGCGCGTCGACGGCGAATATGAGATCTGCAATTGGTTCACCGCCAGTCATCCGGATAGCCCCTATCGCAACAACCTGATCGCGGCGCGGCCAGGCCCCGATGGTACCCGAATAACACTGTTCAACGCGAGATTGAACGTTCGACATACGACCGGAGAAGTCGAACGACGCATCCTCGATGGCATAGACGAGTATCGCGATGTCCTGTCCGAAACGTTCAAGATCTCTCTGCCAGAGAAAGATCTCGCATCAGCCTTGGAAATCATCGAGCACCGCGGAACTCGCGGACCACCGCATCCCTTTTTCGCGTAG
- the uxuA gene encoding mannonate dehydratase, translated as MKQTWRWFGPRDLVSVDDMLQAGVEGVVSALHHVATGAVWSPEEIAKRQDEIGRMSDGKPSGLRWDVVESLPVSEDIKKQRGDWKQHIANYKVSLKHLADAGIEVICYNFMPVLDWTRTHLNWRLRNGATCMRFDFPDFAAFDLFVLERKEAARDYPDWVVETARQRHAAMSEDQRRTLARNVVFGLPGAAESFTLADVRAHLEDYRDLPAERLRAHLIDFLSEVAPVAERLGLRLCCHPDDPPFALLGLPRIMSTEVDYRAVMEAVDSPANGITLCTGSLGARPDNDLPGMMERLGDRVHFLHLRNVKRESADMRGSFHEAEHLGGDTDMVAVIAAVLREERRRKHAGRKDWSIPMRPDHGQDILDDLKRSGQPGYPAIGRLKGLAELRGIMTALAHPSLEAFT; from the coding sequence ATGAAGCAAACTTGGCGTTGGTTTGGCCCGCGAGATCTCGTGAGTGTCGACGACATGCTGCAAGCAGGCGTTGAAGGGGTCGTGAGCGCCTTGCATCACGTGGCGACGGGGGCGGTTTGGTCGCCCGAAGAGATCGCCAAGCGCCAGGACGAAATCGGCCGCATGAGCGACGGCAAGCCATCCGGCTTGCGTTGGGACGTGGTCGAGAGCTTGCCCGTTTCGGAAGACATCAAGAAACAACGCGGCGACTGGAAGCAGCATATTGCGAATTACAAAGTCAGCCTCAAGCATCTCGCCGACGCCGGGATCGAGGTCATCTGCTACAATTTCATGCCGGTGCTCGACTGGACGCGGACGCATTTGAACTGGCGCTTGCGCAATGGGGCGACCTGCATGCGGTTCGATTTTCCGGATTTCGCGGCCTTCGACCTGTTCGTCCTGGAGCGTAAGGAAGCCGCGAGGGATTATCCCGACTGGGTCGTCGAAACCGCTCGGCAACGCCATGCGGCGATGAGCGAGGACCAGCGCCGGACGCTGGCGCGCAATGTCGTGTTCGGGTTGCCCGGCGCGGCCGAAAGCTTCACCTTGGCCGATGTGCGCGCGCATCTCGAAGACTATCGCGACCTGCCCGCCGAGCGGCTGCGGGCGCATCTCATCGATTTCCTGAGTGAGGTCGCGCCCGTTGCAGAGCGCCTTGGGCTGCGGCTGTGCTGCCATCCCGACGACCCGCCGTTCGCGCTGCTCGGATTGCCGCGGATCATGTCGACCGAAGTCGATTATCGCGCGGTGATGGAGGCGGTCGATTCTCCGGCGAACGGCATTACCTTGTGCACCGGATCGCTGGGCGCTCGGCCCGACAATGATTTGCCCGGCATGATGGAACGGCTCGGAGACCGTGTGCATTTCCTTCACTTGCGCAACGTGAAACGCGAGTCCGCCGACATGCGCGGTTCGTTCCATGAAGCCGAGCATCTTGGCGGCGATACGGATATGGTCGCTGTCATCGCGGCTGTTTTGCGGGAAGAGCGGCGGCGCAAGCATGCGGGCCGCAAGGATTGGTCGATCCCGATGCGTCCGGACCATGGTCAGGATATTCTGGACGATCTCAAGCGCAGCGGCCAGCCGGGTTATCCTGCGATCGGCCGGTTGAAGGGCCTCGCCGAATTGCGCGGCATCATGACGGCGCTTGCACATCCGAGCCTTGAAGCGTTCACATAA
- a CDS encoding GntR family transcriptional regulator: MERQEAEPAPLWPLDPIAPVGPQIHALLRQQIIRSELLPGTALSEAEIARRCSTSRQPVREAFIKLAEEGLLEVRPQRGTFVRKINKAAVLDARFVREAIEAEIVRELAGKSNKDLIVRLRRQLAEQAATPNDRPDDFMRLDEEFHRTLADAAGRLYGWKVIEDVKIHMDRVRHLSLRTFPQDKLVQQHTAIVDAVERASPQEAEAAMRRHLRAILDDLPPIAAQYPSYFTSPG, encoded by the coding sequence ATGGAACGCCAAGAGGCTGAGCCCGCCCCCCTTTGGCCGCTGGATCCTATCGCGCCGGTCGGCCCACAAATTCATGCGCTCTTGCGCCAGCAGATCATCCGCAGCGAATTGTTGCCCGGCACGGCGCTCTCTGAAGCGGAAATCGCCCGGCGCTGCAGCACCAGTCGGCAGCCCGTGCGCGAAGCCTTCATCAAATTGGCGGAAGAAGGCCTGCTCGAGGTCAGGCCGCAGCGCGGCACGTTCGTCCGCAAAATCAACAAGGCTGCCGTGCTCGACGCCCGCTTCGTGCGCGAGGCGATCGAGGCAGAAATCGTGCGCGAGCTTGCAGGCAAGAGCAATAAGGATTTGATCGTGCGATTGCGGCGGCAGCTTGCCGAACAGGCCGCGACGCCGAACGATCGTCCCGACGATTTCATGCGGCTCGACGAGGAGTTTCACCGGACATTGGCGGATGCGGCAGGCCGGCTTTATGGCTGGAAGGTCATCGAGGACGTCAAGATTCATATGGACCGTGTCCGCCACCTGTCGTTGCGAACCTTTCCGCAGGACAAGCTCGTGCAGCAGCATACGGCCATCGTCGATGCGGTCGAACGCGCGTCGCCTCAGGAGGCGGAAGCGGCCATGCGTCGGCATCTGCGGGCGATTTTGGATGACCTGCCGCCAATCGCGGCGCAATATCCGAGCTACTTCACTTCGCCGGGCTGA
- a CDS encoding L-idonate 5-dehydrogenase: MKTRACVLHAMGDVRIEERELGAVGPDQVLVRVGAGGICGSDIHYFWDGGIGAIRVSEPIILGHEVAGTVETTGAKVTKVKRGDKVALCPSHPCGQCQFCQSGQQQHCLNMQFLGSAMRKPHCDGGFRDLIIVGEMQCEPVGDVGLDEAACAEPLAVGLHAINNAGNLLGKRVLVTGAGPIGALLIGAAKLAGAQEIVAVDLADAALTAALKMGATSSVNAQREPDRLKTSYSTDKGYFDVGFECSGSGVALGDMFPLIRPRGTIVAVGVSSGAHIPFNALVGKEIKLVGTHRFHEEYPIAARMIAQRRLDARPIITATLPMERIREAFDLVRDRSSQMKVQLSFAP; encoded by the coding sequence ATGAAGACCCGGGCCTGTGTCCTTCATGCAATGGGCGATGTGCGGATCGAAGAGCGCGAATTGGGCGCGGTCGGCCCCGACCAAGTGCTCGTCCGTGTTGGTGCAGGCGGAATTTGCGGGTCGGACATCCATTATTTTTGGGACGGCGGCATCGGCGCCATTCGTGTCAGCGAGCCGATCATCCTTGGCCATGAGGTCGCGGGGACGGTCGAGACGACCGGCGCGAAGGTCACCAAGGTGAAGCGCGGCGACAAAGTTGCTCTGTGCCCGAGCCATCCGTGCGGCCAGTGCCAGTTTTGTCAAAGCGGCCAGCAGCAGCACTGTCTCAACATGCAGTTCCTTGGCAGCGCGATGCGCAAGCCGCATTGCGATGGCGGTTTTCGCGATCTTATCATCGTTGGCGAGATGCAATGCGAACCCGTTGGCGATGTCGGACTGGATGAAGCGGCTTGCGCGGAACCCCTCGCGGTCGGCCTGCATGCGATCAACAACGCCGGCAATCTGCTTGGCAAACGCGTCCTCGTCACGGGCGCAGGCCCAATCGGCGCGCTGCTGATCGGCGCGGCAAAGCTCGCGGGCGCTCAGGAAATCGTCGCGGTCGATCTTGCCGACGCAGCCCTCACTGCAGCACTCAAAATGGGGGCGACCTCGAGCGTGAACGCCCAGCGTGAGCCCGACCGACTCAAGACCAGCTATAGCACCGACAAAGGATATTTTGACGTCGGCTTCGAATGTTCCGGCTCCGGCGTCGCGCTTGGCGACATGTTTCCGTTGATCCGTCCGCGCGGCACCATCGTCGCCGTCGGGGTCAGCAGCGGCGCCCATATCCCCTTCAACGCGCTCGTCGGCAAAGAAATCAAGCTCGTCGGCACCCATCGTTTCCACGAAGAATATCCGATCGCTGCCCGGATGATCGCGCAAAGGCGTCTCGATGCGCGTCCCATCATCACGGCCACGCTGCCGATGGAACGCATCCGCGAGGCTTTCGATCTCGTCCGCGACCGATCGTCACAAATGAAGGTGCAATTAAGTTTCGCGCCTTAG
- a CDS encoding MFS transporter: protein MDQISTMSPDAIRRLSDQATKVLLNKPNTASSTQGGWMMIATILIEAWDLYAIAFVLIFVKTDFNPTAFELGLATAAVQGGALVGAQLGGILADRFGRKAIFVTTMILFIILALAQAFARDIWDLIILRFLIGIPLGSDISNGYAYIMESMSKGKREEMGSRWQFMFGVGEVLSIIVITIMYVAGMDHSLLWRVALALGALPAVILLVGRLNLPETPLSLLQRGQFVKAKQVSKQLFNDSLDMLPNQNVRLPKAKLSDFLSVIWADPIKRRATIFSWISNACQGAEFAAWGFYLPVVLVLSGVGVSNNGNITGTNLVTALVFCLATVSGYVAPLMLSKIGHRGVSMWGYGLAFAGLIMGAIGMYYDWKFVIVIGACVLMWGHYWDASNGMTITSMVAPARFRGTASGFGYLFVKGAAFFGAFVFPILSQNLGNVGATLAVSLLSLTGFLAAKFILPEVYGYVDTEDVT from the coding sequence ATGGATCAGATCAGCACAATGAGTCCGGACGCAATCCGCCGATTGTCGGACCAGGCCACTAAAGTCCTGTTGAACAAGCCCAATACGGCATCCAGCACGCAAGGTGGCTGGATGATGATCGCGACGATCCTGATCGAAGCCTGGGATCTTTACGCGATCGCGTTCGTCCTCATCTTCGTCAAGACGGACTTCAATCCCACGGCGTTTGAGCTTGGCCTCGCAACCGCCGCGGTCCAAGGCGGCGCGCTCGTCGGCGCGCAACTCGGCGGCATACTCGCGGACCGGTTCGGTCGCAAAGCCATATTCGTCACCACCATGATCCTGTTCATCATCCTTGCACTCGCACAGGCCTTTGCCCGCGACATCTGGGACCTGATCATTTTGCGGTTTTTGATCGGCATTCCGCTCGGCAGCGACATCTCCAACGGCTACGCCTACATCATGGAGTCGATGTCGAAGGGCAAGCGCGAGGAAATGGGCAGCCGCTGGCAATTCATGTTCGGCGTTGGCGAAGTCCTCTCCATTATCGTTATCACCATCATGTATGTCGCCGGCATGGACCATTCACTGCTGTGGCGCGTCGCCCTGGCGCTCGGCGCCCTGCCTGCCGTCATCCTTTTGGTCGGCCGGCTCAATTTGCCTGAAACGCCGCTGTCCCTGCTGCAACGCGGCCAGTTCGTGAAGGCAAAACAAGTGTCCAAGCAATTGTTCAACGACTCGCTCGACATGCTGCCGAACCAGAATGTGCGGTTGCCAAAAGCCAAGCTGAGTGACTTCCTCAGCGTGATTTGGGCGGACCCGATCAAACGCCGGGCAACGATATTTTCCTGGATCTCCAATGCCTGTCAGGGTGCTGAATTCGCGGCCTGGGGCTTCTACCTTCCCGTCGTCCTGGTGTTGAGCGGCGTCGGCGTATCGAACAACGGCAACATCACCGGCACCAATCTCGTGACCGCCCTCGTCTTCTGCCTGGCGACGGTTTCCGGCTATGTCGCACCGCTGATGCTCTCGAAGATCGGACATCGCGGCGTTTCCATGTGGGGCTACGGCCTCGCCTTCGCCGGCCTTATCATGGGCGCCATCGGCATGTATTATGACTGGAAATTCGTCATCGTCATCGGTGCCTGCGTCCTCATGTGGGGCCATTACTGGGATGCCTCGAACGGCATGACCATCACCTCGATGGTGGCCCCTGCCCGCTTCCGCGGAACGGCTTCCGGATTCGGCTATCTGTTCGTCAAGGGCGCGGCTTTCTTCGGTGCGTTCGTCTTTCCGATCCTCAGCCAAAATCTCGGCAATGTCGGAGCCACATTAGCCGTGTCGCTCTTGTCGCTGACAGGTTTCCTCGCGGCCAAATTCATCCTGCCGGAAGTCTATGGCTATGTCGACACCGAGGACGTGACCTAA
- a CDS encoding mandelate racemase/muconate lactonizing enzyme family protein has protein sequence MKIRAIETVRVEERPNLLWVEVHTDEGITGLGETFYLSRTVEEYLHEYVAPRVIGRDPLEIDLLSADLIGYLGFRSSGAETRGNSAFDIALWDIFGKATGLPIAQLLGGFSRKSIRTYNTCAGTEYIKDDTGQTTSNYGLGTKSNFDDLNGFLHRADELAQELLAEGITAMKIWPFDHAAEKTRGLDISAADLKAALSPFEKIRKAVGDKMDIMVEFHSMWQLLPAIKIAKALTPYATYWHEDPIRMDSLADLKRYQAASPAPISASETLASRAAFRELLETGAAGIVMLDISWCGGLSEARKIAAMAEAWKLPVAPHDCTGPVVLAASTHLSLNAPNAVVQESVRAFYRTWYRDLVTALPEVKDGMITVPPGPGLGLSLHPDLNRAYTVHRRVSDAKSL, from the coding sequence ATGAAGATTCGCGCCATTGAAACCGTCCGCGTCGAAGAACGGCCCAACCTGCTTTGGGTCGAAGTTCACACCGACGAAGGCATTACCGGACTGGGTGAGACTTTTTATCTATCGCGCACGGTCGAAGAATATCTGCACGAATATGTCGCACCTCGTGTGATCGGGCGCGATCCCCTGGAGATCGACCTGCTGTCCGCCGATCTTATCGGCTATTTGGGCTTCCGCTCTAGCGGGGCCGAAACGCGCGGCAATTCCGCGTTCGATATCGCGTTGTGGGACATTTTCGGCAAGGCGACGGGACTGCCGATCGCGCAATTGCTCGGCGGCTTTTCGCGTAAATCGATCCGCACCTACAACACCTGCGCCGGCACCGAATATATCAAGGATGACACGGGACAAACGACGTCGAACTATGGGCTGGGAACGAAAAGCAATTTCGACGACCTCAACGGCTTCCTCCACCGCGCCGACGAATTGGCGCAGGAGCTTTTGGCCGAAGGCATTACGGCGATGAAGATCTGGCCCTTCGACCATGCGGCCGAAAAAACGCGCGGCCTCGATATTTCGGCGGCGGACCTCAAAGCGGCGCTGTCACCTTTCGAAAAGATCCGCAAGGCGGTTGGCGACAAGATGGACATCATGGTCGAGTTTCACTCGATGTGGCAATTGCTGCCCGCAATCAAGATCGCCAAAGCGCTCACGCCCTATGCGACGTATTGGCATGAAGATCCGATTCGCATGGACAGCCTTGCCGATCTGAAGCGCTATCAAGCCGCGAGCCCCGCCCCCATTTCCGCCTCCGAGACCCTGGCGAGCCGCGCGGCGTTTCGCGAGCTTTTGGAGACCGGTGCGGCCGGAATCGTCATGCTAGACATATCCTGGTGCGGCGGTCTCTCGGAGGCCCGCAAGATCGCCGCCATGGCCGAAGCATGGAAATTGCCCGTCGCGCCGCACGATTGCACGGGACCGGTGGTTCTCGCCGCATCGACCCATCTCTCGCTCAATGCGCCCAACGCAGTCGTGCAGGAAAGCGTGCGCGCCTTCTACCGCACCTGGTACCGCGACCTTGTGACCGCATTGCCGGAGGTCAAGGACGGCATGATCACGGTCCCGCCCGGCCCGGGTCTGGGGTTGTCGTTGCATCCCGACCTCAATCGGGCGTACACCGTGCACCGCCGCGTGTCGGACGCCAAAAGCCTTTGA